The Grimontia kaedaensis genome has a window encoding:
- a CDS encoding NADPH-dependent FMN reductase, which produces MKILAFAATNSRKSINKELVQYAAGKIKNADVDYVEINDFDLPIYNSDLEEDYGIPRCAYAFQKRIENADVILVSFAEHNGNFTVAFKNQFDWLSRIDRNVYQGKSIVLLATSPGPGGAKTVLKLAKEGAPHFGGNVVGTFSLPSFYDNFDQEKKAIRDTSLTAELDEILRHFEGAVSPI; this is translated from the coding sequence ATGAAAATACTCGCTTTTGCTGCAACAAACAGCCGTAAATCAATTAACAAGGAACTCGTCCAATATGCGGCGGGAAAGATAAAGAACGCTGATGTCGACTATGTAGAAATTAATGACTTTGATTTACCTATCTACAATAGCGATTTGGAAGAGGATTATGGCATTCCGAGATGTGCCTACGCTTTTCAGAAGCGGATAGAAAATGCCGACGTAATCTTAGTGTCATTTGCTGAGCACAATGGCAATTTTACGGTGGCATTTAAGAACCAATTTGATTGGCTAAGTCGTATCGATAGAAATGTTTATCAAGGAAAGTCGATTGTCTTACTTGCGACATCCCCTGGTCCTGGTGGCGCAAAAACAGTACTGAAGTTGGCTAAAGAAGGGGCTCCGCATTTTGGTGGCAATGTCGTCGGAACATTTAGTTTACCGAGTTTCTATGACAACTTTGACCAGGAAAAAAAAGCCATAAGAGATACAAGCCTTACCGCAGAATTAGATGAAATATTGCGTCACTTTGAGGGCGCTGTTTCTCCAATCTAG